One Alkaliphilus sp. B6464 genomic window carries:
- a CDS encoding ATP-binding protein, which translates to MIKVNGFTTDEEKCYYCPICKDLEYIIERNKARDCKCREAKNYQRILARSGISKVFQQKSFSSFNVKGKPKVVIAAKEMAENYVKNFHDIKKDNHHSIAFLGQVGSGKTHLSIAIANYLMKANVGVLYMQYREAMTGLKQNIMDEVYYQNEIAKYKTATVLLIDDLYKGKISPTDHNIMFEIINYRYLKGAPVIISSEYKVEELLSFDEAIGSRLIEICRGRIIEFEGMNLNHRLAL; encoded by the coding sequence ATGATAAAAGTAAATGGCTTTACAACGGATGAAGAAAAATGTTATTATTGCCCTATTTGTAAGGATTTGGAATATATTATTGAGAGAAATAAAGCTAGAGATTGTAAATGCAGGGAAGCTAAAAATTATCAAAGAATATTAGCACGTTCTGGGATATCTAAGGTGTTTCAGCAAAAGAGCTTTTCTAGTTTTAATGTGAAAGGTAAACCTAAGGTGGTTATAGCAGCAAAAGAAATGGCAGAGAATTATGTGAAGAATTTTCATGACATAAAGAAAGACAATCATCATAGTATAGCTTTTTTAGGCCAGGTTGGATCTGGTAAAACACATCTTAGTATTGCAATAGCTAACTATCTTATGAAAGCAAATGTTGGAGTTTTATATATGCAATATAGAGAAGCAATGACAGGTTTAAAGCAAAATATTATGGACGAAGTATATTATCAAAATGAAATTGCTAAATACAAAACTGCAACGGTACTATTAATTGACGACCTCTACAAAGGGAAAATTTCGCCAACAGACCACAATATTATGTTTGAAATTATAAACTACAGATATTTAAAAGGTGCTCCAGTAATTATATCTAGTGAGTACAAGGTAGAAGAATTATTATCATTTGATGAAGCTATAGGAAGTAGATTAATAGAAATTTGTAGAGGTAGGATTATTGAGTTTGAAGGAATGAATCTTAACCATAGATTAGCATTATAG
- a CDS encoding helix-turn-helix domain-containing protein, whose protein sequence is MEPAAYVILNEVMKEIKEVKRGLEEILERPVDMQVSTDDEGVFTSKEAAAYLGIGLNSFYELCNAKEFPSFKVGSKIIVPKRKLKEWIEKQANKKGCK, encoded by the coding sequence ATGGAACCGGCTGCCTATGTAATTCTAAATGAGGTTATGAAAGAAATTAAAGAAGTAAAACGTGGACTTGAAGAGATATTAGAAAGACCTGTAGATATGCAAGTATCTACTGATGATGAAGGAGTTTTTACATCAAAAGAGGCTGCAGCATATCTAGGAATTGGTCTAAATTCTTTTTACGAACTTTGTAATGCCAAAGAATTTCCATCATTTAAAGTAGGTTCAAAGATTATTGTGCCTAAAAGAAAATTGAAAGAATGGATTGAAAAACAAGCTAATAAAAAGGGGTGTAAGTAG
- a CDS encoding HNH endonuclease, whose protein sequence is MKNQQHFICWLKNNTTLSQSSIDKYTAAINTISKELEQSNIINFNLYEIDNSNEIEILKNKYFSIEKYKEKNIKGNKMYSRALAYYIEFKKFVSEDKSFKYELIKSKHKYIQEVNRLTADNNTDFSIIDVPQDKPSFISSYNNKIWNRNPTIASQSIKKTNYKCENDKTHNFFTSKYNDKNYVEAHHLIPMKYQGQFEKSLDVNANIVALCIVCHKKLHFAPIEENKSILEKLYYLRKDRLQLCGLNITFNELLQFYTD, encoded by the coding sequence ATGAAAAATCAACAACATTTTATATGCTGGTTAAAAAATAATACTACTCTTTCACAAAGTAGTATAGATAAATATACAGCTGCTATCAATACAATATCTAAAGAATTAGAACAATCTAATATAATAAATTTTAATCTGTATGAAATAGATAATTCAAATGAGATAGAAATATTAAAAAATAAATATTTTTCTATTGAAAAGTATAAGGAAAAGAATATTAAGGGAAATAAGATGTATAGTAGAGCTTTAGCTTACTACATAGAATTTAAAAAATTTGTATCTGAAGATAAGAGCTTCAAATATGAGTTGATTAAAAGTAAACATAAGTACATTCAAGAAGTTAATAGATTAACAGCAGATAATAATACAGATTTTTCAATCATTGACGTTCCACAAGATAAACCAAGTTTCATTTCTTCATACAATAATAAAATTTGGAATAGAAATCCTACTATTGCAAGTCAGTCTATTAAAAAGACTAATTATAAATGTGAAAATGATAAAACACATAATTTTTTCACTTCGAAATATAATGATAAAAATTATGTTGAAGCCCATCACTTAATACCTATGAAATATCAAGGTCAATTTGAAAAAAGTTTAGACGTTAATGCCAATATTGTAGCCTTGTGCATTGTTTGTCATAAAAAACTCCACTTTGCTCCAATTGAAGAAAATAAAAGCATACTTGAAAAACTCTATTATCTTAGAAAGGATAGACTTCAACTGTGTGGTTTAAATATTACTTTTAATGAATTATTGCAATTTTATACTGACTAA
- a CDS encoding ImmA/IrrE family metallo-endopeptidase, giving the protein MKDIFFILPRKEFAIERARSFLKEKGYPQIPMPVKKHLKEYSTLYKYEDDEEEGFCVKEVTGEYKVYVNTNIMEGRNTWTYAHELAHIVLGHHDDFSYSSLDDETLELLDQEVDIFVSEYLMPQYAFEDYFFLNGKPIYFDSPHIGALKSFFNVSWEAMIFRLHNLGYQDKFISEYYISTYNERKQSFNGYTDFSYT; this is encoded by the coding sequence ATGAAGGATATATTTTTCATTTTACCTAGAAAAGAGTTTGCCATAGAAAGGGCACGAAGCTTTCTTAAGGAAAAGGGATACCCTCAAATTCCAATGCCAGTGAAGAAACATTTGAAAGAGTATTCGACATTATATAAATATGAGGACGATGAGGAAGAAGGCTTTTGTGTAAAAGAAGTTACAGGGGAATATAAGGTTTATGTAAATACGAACATCATGGAAGGCAGAAATACTTGGACATATGCTCACGAATTAGCTCATATTGTTCTAGGCCACCATGATGATTTTTCTTATAGCAGCTTAGATGATGAAACCTTAGAGCTTTTAGACCAAGAAGTAGATATATTTGTAAGTGAATATCTAATGCCTCAATATGCTTTTGAAGATTATTTCTTTCTTAATGGAAAACCTATATATTTTGACTCCCCTCACATTGGGGCGCTAAAAAGTTTTTTTAATGTTTCTTGGGAGGCTATGATATTTCGACTACATAACTTAGGTTATCAAGATAAATTTATTTCTGAGTATTATATTTCAACATACAACGAAAGAAAGCAATCGTTTAACGGATATACTGATTTTTCATATACTTAA
- a CDS encoding PspC domain-containing protein: protein MQKRLYLSKTDKKIEGVCGGIAEYFEIDSTIVRLLWLVAVFAFGTGILLYIIAAIMIPKRENVEGTVNLNKDSDGVYKQTNKTFNKDFDEEKNKKFLGYALIIIGAILFSKRFSFFSWLSFKFLFPLLLIGAGVFVLGQNIRK, encoded by the coding sequence ATGCAAAAACGTTTGTATCTTTCTAAAACTGATAAAAAAATTGAAGGTGTATGTGGTGGGATAGCTGAGTATTTTGAAATAGATTCCACTATTGTTAGACTACTTTGGCTAGTTGCTGTATTCGCATTTGGTACAGGAATATTGCTCTATATTATTGCAGCAATAATGATACCAAAACGGGAAAATGTTGAAGGAACCGTAAACTTAAATAAGGATTCTGATGGTGTCTATAAACAGACAAACAAAACATTTAACAAAGATTTTGATGAAGAAAAAAATAAAAAATTCTTGGGCTATGCGCTTATTATAATTGGGGCTATACTATTTAGTAAAAGATTTTCATTTTTTAGTTGGTTAAGCTTTAAGTTTTTATTTCCACTTTTACTAATTGGAGCTGGAGTATTTGTATTAGGCCAGAATATTAGAAAATAA
- a CDS encoding DNA cytosine methyltransferase, translating to MKYSVLDLFAGCGGFGYGFKTTGDFQINLANDIWKPAQATYVHNNPQVPFILDDIKNLREDIFSEYFPNGVDVIIGGPPCQGFSMCGARDINDERNDLFYEYARIVSYTRPYIFIMENVKGLLSMRNKKGIPVIEAIIDEFDKLGYNIRYTILNSKYYNVPQSRERVIVVGTRNDLPDNYEYPKPQLLENEVFTVGEALEGIPNCDSLNGELYLDNYKIGKYIESVMGSGKIYNHEVPTHNNVVEQRMAFVPQGGNWQDIPEQHRAGGIHSNAYRRLNVNMPSVTIKHAYKSMIIHPEYNRCLSIREVARIQSFNDDYIFKNTKTSQYQQLANAVPPNMAKALAMSVHKYLTTNKLSPINIKNDTSSTYINKTSNSSIQLDLFNTGTN from the coding sequence TTGAAATATTCAGTTTTAGATTTGTTTGCTGGTTGTGGAGGCTTTGGGTATGGATTTAAAACAACTGGTGATTTTCAAATAAATTTAGCTAATGATATTTGGAAGCCAGCTCAAGCAACCTATGTACATAACAATCCACAGGTTCCATTTATATTAGATGATATTAAAAATTTAAGAGAGGATATATTCTCAGAATATTTTCCTAATGGAGTAGATGTAATTATTGGCGGTCCACCATGTCAAGGATTTTCAATGTGTGGAGCAAGAGATATAAATGATGAAAGAAATGATTTGTTTTATGAATATGCTAGGATTGTAAGTTATACTAGACCGTATATATTTATAATGGAGAACGTTAAAGGACTTCTTTCAATGAGGAATAAAAAAGGTATTCCTGTAATTGAAGCTATTATAGATGAGTTTGATAAACTAGGATATAATATACGATATACAATATTAAATTCAAAATATTATAATGTACCACAATCACGAGAAAGAGTTATTGTAGTCGGAACGAGAAATGACTTGCCAGATAATTATGAATATCCCAAGCCACAGCTATTAGAGAATGAAGTGTTTACTGTAGGTGAAGCTTTAGAAGGCATTCCTAACTGTGATTCTTTGAATGGTGAGTTGTACTTAGATAACTATAAAATAGGTAAATATATAGAATCCGTAATGGGAAGTGGTAAAATTTACAATCATGAAGTACCTACACATAACAATGTAGTAGAGCAAAGGATGGCATTTGTACCTCAGGGTGGAAATTGGCAAGATATACCTGAGCAACATAGAGCGGGAGGTATACATAGTAATGCATATAGAAGATTAAATGTGAATATGCCAAGTGTAACGATAAAACATGCATATAAATCTATGATTATACATCCAGAATATAATAGATGCCTAAGTATAAGAGAAGTAGCCAGAATTCAATCCTTTAATGATGATTATATTTTTAAAAATACTAAAACGTCACAATATCAACAGTTAGCAAATGCTGTTCCACCTAATATGGCAAAAGCACTGGCTATGTCCGTACATAAGTATTTGACAACTAATAAATTATCGCCCATAAATATTAAAAATGACACTAGCAGCACTTATATAAATAAGACCTCAAATAGTTCTATTCAATTAGATTTATTTAATACTGGAACTAATTAA
- a CDS encoding helix-turn-helix domain-containing protein: MLGDKIKLLREDRGLSQLELAKILDVGNSTLSMYESNTRKPDYKMIKKLADYFNVTTDYLLGLTEVPNQQYHDQILEDYPEIISILRRNKRKLSDQDKKRIARIIEAAVIDEDEE; encoded by the coding sequence TTGTTAGGAGATAAAATTAAACTACTAAGGGAAGACCGAGGATTATCTCAATTAGAACTAGCTAAAATTTTAGATGTAGGAAATTCAACATTATCCATGTATGAATCTAATACACGTAAGCCAGATTATAAAATGATAAAAAAGTTAGCAGACTATTTTAATGTCACCACAGATTATTTACTAGGTTTAACTGAGGTTCCAAATCAACAATATCATGATCAGATCTTAGAAGACTATCCTGAAATCATTAGTATTCTAAGACGCAATAAAAGAAAACTAAGTGATCAAGATAAAAAACGTATTGCTAGAATTATTGAGGCTGCAGTTATAGATGAAGATGAAGAATAG
- a CDS encoding HTH domain-containing protein, protein MDDLIYNYCALCEAIFSPEEILPEVVLRKYGLLELTDKQLRRLEAMEMKRLHEEKMTLNEIGKRFNMSDSGVYRRIKKVKEVGE, encoded by the coding sequence ATGGATGACCTTATTTATAACTACTGTGCATTATGTGAGGCCATTTTTTCACCGGAAGAAATACTACCAGAAGTTGTTTTAAGAAAGTATGGTCTACTTGAGCTGACCGATAAACAGTTAAGAAGGCTAGAGGCTATGGAGATGAAACGACTTCATGAAGAAAAGATGACCTTAAATGAGATTGGAAAGCGATTCAATATGAGTGATAGTGGAGTCTACAGGAGAATTAAGAAAGTAAAGGAAGTTGGAGAATGA
- a CDS encoding single-stranded DNA-binding protein encodes MNKVTLVGRLTRNVELKYIQSGKVI; translated from the coding sequence ATGAATAAAGTAACTCTTGTGGGGCGGTTAACTAGGAATGTTGAATTAAAATATATACAGTCTGGTAAAGTAATATGA
- a CDS encoding helix-turn-helix domain-containing protein, which translates to MKSLQNYRTEKGYTQAYMAKKLGVSIAAYNLYENGGRKIPRKAAFKIMEILEIENIEEIFLPSSFTLSENTK; encoded by the coding sequence ATGAAAAGTTTGCAAAATTACAGAACTGAAAAAGGATATACCCAAGCTTATATGGCAAAAAAGTTAGGGGTATCAATTGCGGCCTATAATCTTTATGAAAATGGAGGAAGGAAGATTCCTAGAAAAGCAGCCTTTAAAATTATGGAGATTTTAGAGATTGAAAATATAGAGGAAATTTTTTTACCTTCTAGCTTCACATTGAGTGAAAATACAAAATAA
- a CDS encoding site-specific integrase, which produces MRGSIVKKGNKWYIIVETKDEDGKRKRKWLSGFNSEKEAEKKLPEVLQQLNTNTFVDTNNITLRDYMQLWLQDYAKPNVAPTTYDKYTYAANKISEILGNMKLQQIKPIHIQQLVNKLNNSDVTPSTVLSYYRVLNAAINQAVKWQLILYNPCDAITPPRNIKNKMMILNQDEIQILLDESKDHVLYPVIVLALLCGLRRGEILGLQWENIDFYTGVIHLENNLVMANNESLLKETKTATGRRAVDISTNVVEVLKNVKKQKMSYKMLYGSSYHDSNFVCTWEDGRPFRPDYIPKAFAKILASANLPKIRFHDLRHTHASILLKSGVHPKVVQERLGHSSISITLDTYSHLLPSLQKSAAEKMATMFSI; this is translated from the coding sequence ATGCGTGGCTCAATCGTGAAAAAGGGCAATAAGTGGTATATCATAGTTGAGACAAAAGATGAAGATGGTAAGAGAAAAAGAAAGTGGTTAAGTGGTTTCAATTCTGAAAAGGAAGCTGAGAAAAAACTACCTGAGGTATTACAACAACTAAATACTAACACCTTTGTCGATACTAATAATATTACTCTAAGGGATTATATGCAGTTATGGCTACAAGATTATGCTAAACCTAATGTAGCACCAACGACTTATGATAAATATACTTATGCAGCTAATAAGATTTCAGAAATTTTAGGTAATATGAAGCTTCAACAAATTAAACCAATTCATATTCAGCAACTTGTAAATAAGTTAAATAATAGTGATGTTACACCTAGTACCGTATTATCTTATTATAGAGTACTTAATGCTGCTATAAATCAAGCTGTTAAATGGCAATTAATACTATATAATCCATGCGATGCTATTACACCACCTAGGAATATAAAAAATAAAATGATGATTCTAAATCAAGATGAAATTCAAATACTTTTAGATGAATCAAAGGATCATGTTTTATATCCTGTAATTGTACTAGCCCTACTTTGTGGATTACGTAGAGGAGAAATATTAGGTCTACAATGGGAAAATATTGACTTCTATACTGGTGTCATTCATTTAGAAAATAACCTTGTTATGGCTAATAACGAAAGTCTTTTAAAAGAAACTAAAACAGCTACTGGTAGAAGGGCTGTAGATATCTCTACCAATGTGGTAGAAGTCCTTAAAAATGTAAAAAAGCAAAAGATGTCTTATAAAATGCTTTACGGAAGTTCATATCACGATAGTAATTTTGTATGTACATGGGAAGATGGTAGACCATTTAGACCCGATTATATTCCTAAGGCATTTGCTAAGATACTAGCAAGTGCCAATCTTCCCAAAATAAGATTCCACGATTTAAGACATACCCATGCTTCAATATTATTAAAATCAGGTGTACATCCTAAAGTTGTTCAAGAAAGACTTGGACATTCCTCTATCAGTATCACTCTTGATACTTACAGCCACCTCTTACCTTCTCTACAAAAATCTGCAGCTGAAAAAATGGCTACTATGTTTTCTATTTAA
- a CDS encoding LiaI-LiaF-like domain-containing protein produces the protein MNSRNLINGLILIAIGILFLLVNLGYISFAVLFSIFDLWPLILIVVGINILFKKKPIISFITWTLFFIILIFHGAFYEGRNIVGISTRHNANFIKPAETLYGELSLDIGAAKVNIGSDERNLLSFSSQGAELDYRDTYRNNKEIAVFSFENKHHNVVNFNNKGSRYDFNLNKDIIWDLDINLGAISGKLNLEDIPVRSVNVNAGAGNLDIILGSKHNKSNIEIDSGASKLTIVIPKDAGIKLKLDSPLSKTNVNDLNLTKSGDYYISSNYDEASTKLEFDIDIGVGKIDFKIKE, from the coding sequence ATGAATAGTAGAAACTTAATTAATGGTCTTATTTTAATTGCAATAGGCATTTTATTTCTTTTAGTAAATCTAGGTTATATTAGTTTTGCTGTATTATTTAGCATTTTTGATCTATGGCCATTAATACTTATTGTAGTAGGAATCAATATTTTATTTAAGAAAAAGCCTATTATTTCATTCATAACATGGACACTATTCTTTATAATTCTAATTTTCCATGGCGCTTTTTATGAAGGAAGAAATATTGTGGGAATTAGCACTAGACATAATGCCAATTTCATAAAACCTGCAGAAACCTTATATGGAGAGCTTAGTTTAGATATAGGAGCTGCTAAAGTTAATATAGGATCAGATGAAAGAAATCTTTTAAGTTTTAGTTCACAAGGTGCTGAGTTAGATTATAGAGATACGTACAGAAATAATAAAGAAATTGCGGTTTTTAGTTTCGAAAATAAACACCATAATGTAGTTAATTTCAATAACAAAGGTAGCCGATATGATTTTAATTTGAATAAGGATATAATATGGGATTTAGATATTAACTTAGGCGCTATTTCTGGAAAACTTAATCTGGAGGATATACCAGTCAGATCGGTTAATGTAAATGCAGGAGCGGGAAATTTAGATATTATTTTAGGAAGTAAGCACAATAAGTCAAATATTGAAATTGATTCGGGCGCATCTAAGTTGACTATAGTGATTCCCAAGGATGCAGGAATAAAATTGAAGCTAGATAGCCCACTAAGCAAAACTAATGTAAATGACTTAAACTTAACTAAGTCAGGAGATTATTATATATCATCTAACTATGATGAAGCTAGTACAAAGTTAGAATTTGATATTGATATTGGTGTTGGTAAAATAGATTTTAAAATTAAAGAGTAA
- a CDS encoding flotillin family protein — translation MEIFFVPIAIVGVILLLILSILLMWRKVPQDKAVVITGLKKRVISGGGGFIVPLLERTDIISLENMKIEVRTDGALTEQGVDIKADGVAVLKVKSDMESILSAVEQFNTGAEKTTIDFIKDTAKDVLEGKLREIISKMSVEEIYRDREKFASQVQEVAALDLADMGLEIKAFTIRDIKDDNGYLVALGKSRIAEVKRDAEIAEAEASKETKVKTAEANRQGEQARLVAETQIAEASKEKELKVQSYRKDQETEKAKADLAYEIEASKVQQEVEKEKMQVQIVRKQKEIELAEQEALRRERELEATIKKQSDAEKYSAQKRAEAERYREIQDAEASAEAIRLRGKATAEARREEGMAEVEIIREKGKAEAEAMMKKAEAFKQYNDAAITQMIIEKLPEIAKAVAEPLSKTEKIVIVDSGNGGGKGAAKVSGYVTDIMASLPETVNALTGVDLSQVLKGKDLGTFNLSSKDQTIDQNNNITG, via the coding sequence ATGGAGATATTTTTTGTTCCGATTGCTATTGTAGGAGTCATTCTTTTGCTTATATTGAGCATATTGCTAATGTGGAGAAAAGTTCCACAGGATAAGGCTGTAGTAATTACTGGCCTTAAAAAACGTGTAATTTCAGGGGGAGGGGGCTTTATAGTTCCATTATTAGAAAGAACTGATATTATTTCTCTGGAAAACATGAAGATAGAAGTAAGAACTGATGGTGCTTTAACAGAACAAGGAGTGGATATAAAAGCCGACGGAGTTGCTGTATTAAAGGTTAAATCAGATATGGAATCAATCCTTTCTGCTGTAGAGCAGTTTAATACAGGGGCTGAGAAAACAACTATTGATTTTATTAAAGATACAGCAAAGGATGTACTGGAAGGAAAGCTGCGTGAAATTATTTCTAAAATGTCTGTTGAAGAAATATATAGAGACAGAGAGAAGTTTGCTTCGCAGGTTCAAGAAGTTGCGGCATTAGATTTAGCAGATATGGGACTAGAGATTAAGGCTTTTACAATTAGAGATATTAAAGATGACAATGGATACTTAGTTGCATTAGGTAAGAGCAGAATTGCTGAAGTAAAAAGAGATGCTGAAATTGCTGAAGCAGAAGCTAGTAAAGAAACTAAGGTTAAGACAGCGGAAGCTAATAGGCAAGGGGAACAAGCGAGATTAGTTGCAGAGACCCAAATTGCTGAAGCTTCTAAAGAAAAAGAACTAAAGGTTCAATCCTATAGAAAAGACCAAGAAACAGAAAAAGCTAAGGCAGACCTTGCTTATGAAATCGAAGCAAGTAAAGTGCAACAAGAAGTCGAAAAGGAAAAAATGCAAGTTCAAATTGTTAGAAAGCAAAAAGAAATTGAACTTGCAGAACAAGAGGCTCTAAGACGCGAAAGAGAGCTTGAAGCTACAATTAAAAAGCAATCTGATGCGGAAAAATATAGTGCCCAAAAGAGAGCTGAAGCAGAAAGATATAGAGAAATACAAGATGCTGAGGCATCAGCAGAAGCTATCCGTTTAAGAGGTAAAGCTACAGCAGAAGCTAGAAGAGAAGAAGGTATGGCAGAAGTTGAAATTATTAGAGAAAAAGGTAAGGCGGAAGCCGAAGCTATGATGAAAAAAGCAGAGGCATTTAAGCAATATAACGATGCAGCTATTACTCAAATGATTATAGAAAAGCTCCCTGAAATTGCTAAAGCAGTTGCGGAACCATTATCTAAAACTGAGAAGATTGTTATTGTTGATTCAGGTAACGGTGGTGGTAAAGGTGCTGCAAAGGTATCTGGCTACGTTACAGATATTATGGCATCGTTACCAGAAACAGTTAATGCATTAACAGGAGTAGATCTATCCCAAGTTTTAAAGGGGAAGGACCTAGGGACATTTAATTTATCATCTAAAGACCAAACTATAGATCAAAATAATAATATAACAGGATAA